The Papilio machaon chromosome 15, ilPapMach1.1, whole genome shotgun sequence region cagTATTCTGATTGTGATGAAGTGAATGATAAGAGCGATTGTCATGAGCTGAGCGGTCAGGAGGAGCATCCACTCATTGTCATTCCCTCAAACTTCATCAAGGAATCTGACAACAGGAGTACGAGTGATGTGCAATCTGGACATGTAAGTCGAATAATTATTAACTTGGGAACATATGAATTTTTAAGCTTTGGTTGCTGTTATTTAGGAATCGAACCCGATCACTAAAGTCTATACATGGACAGGCTACAAGTCGTgatattttgtgtaaaaatagaCAAATGATTTTTGCTATTTTGGCGCTTACGGTTGGAGTTGGCAGCGGTTCTAACTaataaatacagataaaatgTAACGTTAAAAGTTTCTTTCAAGTACGAAGAAAAATTACTGTTCATATTTATTGAGGTCAAAACCAAtacaataaattgaaattggcATTTAATTCGGCCAAGCGTAAAAAAGAGTTGTAAAAAAACCAATCAAGGGATGAGGGTAAGTTTTGTACAAGAGTTTGGACAGTGGAAACCAATAGTTAATGAGTGTTTTTGTTACAGGAGGACTCTCAGCAGATGAGCAGCATGATGAGCATGGACGCGGAGTCTATGAACGCGTACCAGTCGCCGAGGACGCCGCAAACTGCCTCAGAAAACGGTAAAcattatattgatatttatttaattaacgatccgatgttgttaatttttattatttgattaaataactaaaacaatgtttaaaagtaattCGTACTAAAaagcttattatttatttattaactttgtcTATAGTCGTTTTTtaaaagagcgtcggtggcttaggggttaagcatttgacttgcaatcttgaggtcctgagttcgaatcccgctatgtaccaatgtgttttcgagtttcgatttacatatgtacatttatccgacgttctaacggtgaaggaaaacatcgtgatgcaacctgcacatgtctgagaagaaatttaataatatgtgtgaattcaccccgcattgggccagcgtggttgactatgacctagtcacccctaagttagggtaggttccgagcccctccgggggatgtatagtgagctgatgatgatgatgatgatagtcGTTTTcttagtttaatttacaaattgtcgcacaaaatataatatttataatctgtgtTATGTTTCAGAGTTCATGTCGACTGAGCTCGGGCTGCGCCTGCGCAAGGCTTGCAATTGCACCAAGTCGCAGTGCCTCAAGTTGTATTGCGAGTGCTTTGCCAACGGCGAGTTCTGTAATCGCTGCAACTGTAACAACTGCCACAATAACCTTGAGAATGAGGAGAGGCGGCAGAAGGCTATTAGAGGTTGTCTTGATAGGAATCCTAATGCTTTCAGGTGAGATTTTTGTGGGTTGAGTAGGCGCGGTAGGAGAAATATTAGTTGACTTTTACCAGCTTTTTAATGGCACAGGTATGTtcaattattagaaaaaaataagtaaaagtgttttttttttttcagaccAAAAATTGGTAAAGCAAAAGTTGGTGGTCCGGAAATGATTCGGAGGCACAATAAAGGCTGTAATTGTAAACGAAGTGGATGTCTCAAAAACTATTGTGAATGTTATGAggtaattttttcaatatctaTCAAGTATAGTTTGAAGAAAGTTTTgataattagtttatttaatttaatatttttttattctattatttaaagGCGAAAATAGCGTGCACGTCGATATGCAAATGCGTTGGGTGTCGCAACGTGGAGGAGACACTGGAGCGCACGCGGCGGCGCACCCCCGCCATACCCAGTGCAGTGCAGGCGCTCTTCCGCCCGCCGCCGCTACTGCCGCTCAAGTCAGTCCAAACCCTTACCATTTATTACTCAACATAAAACCTCTTTTGATGTGAATTTATGTCGCCTTTAGCTCAAGTGACTACTCACCTTTATTTACAATCggagtttatttcctacccacgTTGGTAAAAAGTCGTTGGAcgctaaaaaattaaatttgatcttGCTCTCATTGTGAcattttgttatatgttattcAATCCTAAATCAGAAGCTAATTTAACTGTACCTGTGTTTCCAATGAGCGGTGACCTTTATAATCTTCATCGTCATTTTTTTAGACacatttttaagtaatgtaTTGTGTTTATATTTGCTAGGCAGCCGTGCAGCTTCATAACTACTGAGGTGGTGGAGGCGGTGTGCCAGTGCCTGCTGGCGGCGGGTGGGGAGAGCGGCGCGGGGGGCggtgcggcgggcgcggggggtggtgcggggggcgcggaCGCGGTGCGTGACGTCATCGACGAGTTCGCGCGCTGCCTTCAGGACATCATCAGCGCCGCGCACCACACCTCGCCTCTCATCATGCTAGACGAGGTAACATGTCTTGTAACTGGAATTTAtcttatactagcttttacccgcaacttcgtccgtgcggaaaaaaaaatgcacacaacataaaaagttcctatgtccgtctcctagttctaagctacctgtccaccaattttcagtcaaatcgattcagccgttcttgagttataaatagtgtaactaacacgactttcttttatatatatagatttttttgtgtCATTTTCCATAATTCGTTCCTATTTGAATGTCTATAAAGACAACAATTGtgttatatacatacttaTAGATGGGCAAATTTAATAGGCCACATTTGACATCTATCAATTTTAGCTTCttaaaaacatcgattaaaGCAAATTAATCGATTCTCtcttcaaaaatatgttaatagaaTTCAGTTGTTATGAATCCATGTTctttgttcaatttttttttaacatcattattgtttaaaaagaaaaagttaactGATGCAACAAAGTAAAGAAGTGTAAGAATTAGCGCAGTTGTAActtccaaaaaaataaaaattttatacccTCCGTTACAAGGTTACGTTGttggattttgatgaagtGTCAAATGTGACTTATTAAAATGGCTCACCAATTagattaattttcatacaattttatgttgatttaatttgtttcaggATCCTGCATGATAATCGTGACTTGTAAAaggatttaaatgaaatttttaaatgtacagaAAATGTGATAgttaatatatgaaatcaatttaaagaaaaatatattcatatataaataGGGGTACAATCGTGCAATTATgttgtagaaataaaaaaaatcaacattataTAAGCAtaatgacaatattttattgataaatcaataataatatatagcaTGTAGATTGATAAGAAAAGACTGGTTGGATGAATAGTTGACATGAaaattgtaaatcaaaaacaatctTTTAATGGAATTGAGTTTTtgatatgtacatatgttagtGAATGTAtcagattttatatttgtttggtTTGTTTCATTTGATGAGAGAAGATATATAgttgtacatatatattgaatatattaCTAGTCATAAGTATGAGCGGCGGAGTTGTACagtgtaatgtaataaatataggtgtttatttcctttaaatttgttttatttcattcctTATACCACCCTAAAAGATGCAACACGGAGAAATGACGGTGCCGtaaaacttcattttttatccaatttttattttggtgtaatgttttttttactactttttaaacaataggcaaattaacgaattaaattGAAGAGTATCAAAGTTGTCTGAAAGTTGTCTACAATTTTTTCTTGACGATAATTTAGAATCGAGTTAAAGGTGAAAACAAACGGGCAAAACGCGGACTAAAATTAACTCTCGACATGCCGcgctaaatataatttacacgtCTCTGGTTGATTCCTCACGTGTGCCGGGTAcatgttgttttaaataaattaaaaagcaaaatatcGATATGAGTGCGAAATATGAGGTAAAAGTTTCTGAACAACTTGGAAGGTTAGTTTTTATACTTACTTTTACTTCAAGAAATATTAATCCAAAGTTGTAGAATTGTTCCATTTTTCTGTATATTACGaacaacaaaatttttataaaatgtcatttttactGAGACTGATGAAGTCGTATCTATAGACTTGGTAGTTATTAAACCTTTTAAccttttttgcaataaaaataagctcCATTTGAAGGTATATCGTAGCGGCAAAGGATTTGAAAGCAGGCGAGAGTATTCTAAGCGATAAGCCGTTCGTATTAGGACCAAGTAGTGATACATCGCTCATTTGCTACAACTGTTACTTGCCGCTTATGAGCAAATTCGTCGTCTGTAAGCTGTGCGCTGTGGCTCCAATTTGCCCTGGAGATGGCTGTCCGCAAAACCTAGTTAGTAAGTGACTACTATCTTAAGACGCTTCAGGGGACCAAATGATTCGAGTCCcttcttaaataattatttttctcctGACtatgaaagtaaaattgtttattattctatttaaattatttaattaagccGTAAAATGTATGAATAATGGCATACAGTAAATATAATCATCATTGGACTGCTTGGTGACACGATTTGGCGAGTTTgttgtttacattattattatttatacttttaaatagttatttttcttaaatctatttaacttatttttctaTGATTCGTTCAGAATGGCACAGCGAATTTGAATGCGACTTCTTCAAGACTCTCAAATTAAAGCGGGTCGTGAACCCTATGACTATGGTACAAAATGTAGGCTCCCTGCTAGTGCTCAGAGCGGTCTTAAAGAAGGACATTGATAAAATAGCTTGGCAAGAGTTTCTGCACCTCGAAACACATTTGAATGAAAGAAAAGGAACAAGCGTCTGGGAGTACTGTGAAAATACTGACAAGGtattgtgttattattttgatagtaCCACAGATCTATACAATACACATTTTCAAAGCTAAAGATGAACCAGTTAAGTACTCAAAGACTGCTTATTGGTTAAGAGCACGGACTATCCATTTCGAGATCGTGCATTCGAATCCGCCATATGACTATGTTCGTGAATTATTGCTGAAAattgcttaaaaataattcacttaagttaaataattgttacaaaaatttcaGACAAAAAGCAGATTTACGAATCACAAATAGcggtattattttatacattagaaacaaattgatataaaCTATCTTCTtcgtatattattttcaatgacGTACTGCCGAAGCCGTTAcatcttcaaaattattttaatttcactcgTATCTTatatgcttttattttttcgactaacttaaacttaaaattataatgatatcaaaatattatctacATCTCACAAAAGCATTCGCactatttgtttaaatcgttATATCTATTCATCCAAAGTTTGTCTCTTCCCACTTTTTACTACCAACCATTatttaaccatttttttataacattacagtTTATTCAATCCCTGGGACTATTAGATAATActgaagataaatatttagttcaaAAGGTGTGTGCTGCGATTGATGTGAACAGTTTCGAAGTTAGAGGACCTCCGCTACCGGCGATTGGTTGTTCAGAAATACTTCGCGGGGTTTATTTGAAGGCGGCGCTAATGGCGCACGACTGTGTTGCCAACACGCATGTTGCAATAAATGATGGCAATGTGTTAGTCTGCCATGCAAGCACTGATATTAAGAAAGGAGAGACGATATACTATAATTATACTGATCCCTTAAAAGTATggattttaacatttttctaaTGGGTTTACAGTTTTCTGTTCTTGCATACTTGTCTGTCTCTTTAAAACTGTGTAACTATTTCTAGGGTACACTCATACGACAACAACATTTATTGATtggaaaatactttaaatgtaCTTGTAAAAGATGTCAAGATGTCACTGAAATGGACACATACATGAGTTCGGCACTTTGTTCCGCATGTAAAACGGGATATATGAGCGAGATTAGTAACGAAAAATGGGCATGTCATAGCTGCGGTTCCGAATATGAATCGTCCGAAATAAACCATAAGGTTCAATGTTGTTCGGATAAACTGGCGGTTATAAGTAAGTTTAGCTAACGTAAGATTCAcgttattgtataattttttacacgttatttatatattgtaaattcttCAAAATTggacataaaaatatcaactaaaatctttaacagataaaaaagatGAAAAGGAATTAGAagaatatatcaaaaatatttcgcTCGTGCTGGCACCAAATCATTATCTGCTATTGGACGCTAAACAACGGCTAGCAGGTATATTAAGAGACGCCATCAACAACCAGCCTAGACCAACCAAGAAAATGATGAGACGGAAAATAGAATTGTGCACAGAACTCTTGCCTGTTCTTGAAAAGATAAGCCCAAAGATATGTAGGATTAAAGGTAgtttattgattatatttttcctttcatACTATTTAAGTATTTGAAGTAccaacttatattttttttacatttagctATTACCCTTTACGAATTACACGCAACTAAGGCACATCTTGCTAAGAAGCTGTTCGATGGTCGAGAAATAAATGGATCCCAATATTTGGTGAGTGTCATacgagttatttttttcttgatatagtacatataaatatgtgtCATATGTGAACATTTCATTTACAGGAAGAGTTACAAGATGctgagaaatatttaaagaaatccCTGGAAATGCTTTTGATCGAACCTGGAAATTCACCTGAAGGAGAATTATGTTCAAAGGCGCTTGAGGATTACAGAGCACTTAAGAATTCTATATCGGGACTTATGTTGGGATTACACTCTGAGAGCAAATCCCTTGTTAACGGAAGAAATAAGGGTTCAGATGCGACTAATGGAAATATTTAACGTTGtatatgtgtttttaaaaattaaaaatcaaatatatactttaatgCCTTTGTTTGATTTTCTCAAATTTTAGTTACACCAAATCTAGTGGACGGTGCAGAATAGTCATGTTACAATTTAACCCTGAAGAAATAACATTACATATACATAGTGCTATATCTCttaaaaccaaattaaatCGCGCAAGATCTTATGTAACGGTTTCTGCAAAATGTGCtagtcctattttttttttttttcagatttcaCCCACAAACTAATTGccttttgctttttaaatctGGCAGCACTATCAATTGCGTCAAATGGtgctgtcatctgtcaaagatacaaataatttgtctGTGGTCAAGTACAAGAATCGTAACGAGACAAAATACTTGAGGAACGATGaaattaatctatttttaattaactaatgcATTTTCTTCATTTCATACTTAGATTTTTACAAGAAACAGGAAATCTTAGAAGACTTTTCTgaggtttatttaatttatactgttctgtttgcaaattattttcatcataCCGCTAACACTAAGCATTACTTTTGGCTTGTGGAggcaagttaaatatttatttcatacttaataaaatttgagaaaacaatgtttatagtAGTAACATTTGATGGAACctaaattcaatattagtgCATAGATATACAGAGAAAAGTGATTAAAGTGGTAATTTTGTGTATTGATGGATGCGGTATTGAATTCTAaaccatatttaaatttgtaagaattattaataattgagTTGATGAAATAGGCTAGTTGATCTAGTGTCATTATTTGCCGCCAATaaccttgttttttttagtgtagTTTAAAATAGGTTTACCctctagaattaaaataacaaatgtaaaacatttttcttgcAGTCCCACAATGGCAGATCAGACTTCAGTTCTCGCCCTGGTAATACTGACAGTGGGTATTACAGTACATTTTTCCTTACACAAAGTTGAAGAGGGACATCTTGGAGTTTATTATAGGGTAAGTTTATAATGTgatcaaattttactttgtctTAAGCTTGTgctctaaaatattttttttcttctcatATTAGGGTGGAGCTTTGCTGCCAGTAACAAGTCAACCTGGATTCCATATGATGATACCTCTTCTTACTTCTTATAAAGCTATTCAGGTATAGATTAtctatcaattaaatattcatttatttgtttgatgtaatatactatatatatttaattgttacagACCACTCTACAAACAGATGAAGTTAAAAATGTACCCTGTGGGACAAGTGGAGgtgttatgatttattttgaaagaattGAAGTTGTCAATAAATTAGAACCAAATAGTGGTGAGTATAATAACATCATTAAACAGTTTCTGTTCCTCTTATAGTACACTGGATTAAAATtgacattgtaaaattaaacatgtatGGATTTGGATCTATGGATTATTACATCTATGTAAGTTTTATACTTTGCAGACTAAGGTATAGAATGTGTATGAAGCCTTCtagaattaaaagaatttataataattgatatttatttgattccaGTATTGGATGTGGTTCGTAATTTCACCGCAGATTATGATAAGACATTAATATTCAACAAAGTGCATCATGAATTAAATCAGTTCTGCAGTGCACACTCCCTGCATGAAGTATATATTGATCTGTTTGATCAAATTGATGAAAATTTGAGAAcagtaagttttatttcatttaatgcaatactattttacaataattctgatctttcaaaattttatatgctgTAGTAGACTTGTCTTACACAAGTTTCAGTAAAGAttcattaaaagtttataatattttaggcACTCCAAAAAGATCTAAATGAAATGGCACCAGGTTTGAGAGTACAGGCAGTGAGGGTGACAAAACCAAAGATA contains the following coding sequences:
- the LOC106720907 gene encoding SET domain-containing protein SmydA-8, which encodes MSAKYEVKVSEQLGRYIVAAKDLKAGESILSDKPFVLGPSSDTSLICYNCYLPLMSKFVVCKLCAVAPICPGDGCPQNLVKWHSEFECDFFKTLKLKRVVNPMTMVQNVGSLLVLRAVLKKDIDKIAWQEFLHLETHLNERKGTSVWEYCENTDKFIQSLGLLDNTEDKYLVQKVCAAIDVNSFEVRGPPLPAIGCSEILRGVYLKAALMAHDCVANTHVAINDGNVLVCHASTDIKKGETIYYNYTDPLKGTLIRQQHLLIGKYFKCTCKRCQDVTEMDTYMSSALCSACKTGYMSEISNEKWACHSCGSEYESSEINHKVQCCSDKLAVINKKDEKELEEYIKNISLVLAPNHYLLLDAKQRLAGILRDAINNQPRPTKKMMRRKIELCTELLPVLEKISPKICRIKAITLYELHATKAHLAKKLFDGREINGSQYLEELQDAEKYLKKSLEMLLIEPGNSPEGELCSKALEDYRALKNSISGLMLGLHSESKSLVNGRNKGSDATNGNI
- the LOC106720966 gene encoding erlin-2; translated protein: MADQTSVLALVILTVGITVHFSLHKVEEGHLGVYYRGGALLPVTSQPGFHMMIPLLTSYKAIQTTLQTDEVKNVPCGTSGGVMIYFERIEVVNKLEPNSVLDVVRNFTADYDKTLIFNKVHHELNQFCSAHSLHEVYIDLFDQIDENLRTALQKDLNEMAPGLRVQAVRVTKPKIPEAIRKNYELMESEKSKLLIAAQHQKVVEKEAETARRKAVIEAEKEAQVAKIQYEQKIMEKESLQKIELIEDNIHRAKQQTKAEADFYHQKKQAEANKLLLTKEYLELKKYEALAKNNKIYFGSDIPNMFLQANIGDNILKNVEVE